Below is a window of bacterium DNA.
TGGTCCGGAGCAGGACCGGCATGTCGACCTCGTCCCGGAGGAGACCGGTGTTGAGCAGCCGCATGCCGCAATTGATGTCGCCTCCGACGGCCCCGGGGATGACGGTCCCCTCGGTGGCCAGCAAGAATCCGTTGGGCACGTGCGAACCCGCGTGGATGTCGGGCATGCCGATGGCGTGCGTGACGCCGGGCAAGGCCGCCATGCCGCGAGCTTGGCGCAGGGCGGCGTCGCTCACGGGGATGCGGGCGTCGACGAAGAGATTGACGGGCACGGAGGCGGCCGTCCCCAAAATCTGGGGCTGAAAGAGGGCGGAGGCGAGCGGGGCGGTCGTCAACGTCATAAGGTTCCCGTTTGTGATGCGAAGCGTCAATCGGCCTTCAATGGCTATCGTCGAAAAGGGGCAAAAGTTGCGGTTTCAAACCGATTTCTAGGGTTCGATCCCAGTGGGCAACTTTCGTCCTCTTTTGTCGATAAGGGCGCATGTTCAACGGTTCACTGCCTTCGCAGGCCCTGCTCGCCCGCTATGCGGCCCTTCAATCCCAGGGCATCCTGAACCTCATGCGGAGCGGGGGCCTGGCGGAGATGCGGGCCTTGGAACCCCGCGTCACGCGGCTCTTTGAGGAGGGTCGCGTCGACCTCTTCATTCGCACCCGGGATCCCCAGAATCTCAGACCGATCCTAGCCCCCTTGCCTCGCGGCCTTTCCCTCCCGTCCTCGCTCACCCTGCGGGGCCGCTGGTCGGAAGAGCCTCGGATCGACGTGGGCGGTTCGCCCGGTCTCGCCTATGTGCATACGGACCGGATCGTCTGCACCGAGACGGACGTCTTGGAAGATGCACTCGAGGCCGCTTATCACCAACTCACCCGGGGGGCGGCGGCGATGATCTCCGCGGCCCCCGTCGAACGGATCGGGAGTCCCGTCCTGCTGGCCGCCCAAGGTGGCGCCTATGTGATCGCGGCGCGGGACCGCGGGGACACCCATTTGCTCGTGCAGATCCGCCCGCCGGTGACCACGTCCGGGGCCCTGCCGCCCGCCGTCGACCTGCCGATTGTGGACTCCAAGGGCGAGACGGCGCGGACCCGGATCCATCGGCGATTGGTCGAGAAATGGGGGCATTTGGCGCCGTCCGAAGTCCTGACCCTCATGGAGGCGGGTTCCGCCCATCCGGCCCTGCTTCGAAGCCTTTACCGTCTCGCCGAAATTGATCGGCATCCGCAGGCCGCCCGCGCCCTCATGTTTTTGGAGATGATCTGCCGGTCCGGTTTTGCGCGGGCGGGAGTGCGGTTTCCGCCGGAACGATGCCCGGTGGCCGTCGCCGGGTTCGGAGAGGAGTTCGGGACGATCCGGATCCTCTTGGACCACGGCTATCCGGTCATCGCCGTCGAGGATTTCGAGACCCCCGTGTCGTCCTCCGGACGGCCGGACATCACCTTTGAAGCCGTGAGGGAGGCCTTCCGCGATCATCCCCATCGGGACCGGCTTCGGGTCTTCGATTTCCGCGACCCGGGGCTCCCGCGTGCCCAGGCCCAGGTCGTCCTCTTTGCCGCCGCCGTCGACGAGGCCTTGCCGACCTTGGTTCACCTGGTCAGGCCGGGCGGCGTCGTCGCCGTCACGGACGTGGGCCAACTGGGTTGGCGCCGCCAGAATTTTTTCGTGGATTCGGCCGACTCCTTCGTGCGCGCCGCCGGGCGCGAGCACGGCGCGCGTTTCGAGGAAGCGTATGGGGACACCCTTCACGGACCGGGGGCTCTCCCCAGCCATTTCATCCACCCCCTGGGCCACACGGCCTATGTCGTCCGGCTCGCGCCCGAACCTTTTGACACTCAAAAAACCGGGTGCTAGGGTCCCGCCGCTTCGCTACAATGAAGCGCCATTCCGGGGTAGCTTCCGCCAGAGGCGGACCAGCCTCCGGCTGGCAGTGGACGCGTAAAGTAAGATGTATAGTGTGTACGTTTTGAAGAGTTTGCGTCACGGCAAACGATATGTTGGTTATACGAGCAAAGCCCCTTCAGAAAGACTTGCTGAGCACAACTCAGGTACTAACCAGTACACGCGGCAAAATGGGCCCTTCGAACTTGTTTATTTTGAGGAGTTCGGCGATAAAAAAGAGGCTTTAGTCAGAGAAAGATTTTTGAAGTCCGGTCAAGGTAGGAAGTATCTTGATTCGATAATTCCGGGGTAGCTCAGTGGCAGAGTAGGTGACTGTTAATCA
It encodes the following:
- a CDS encoding GIY-YIG nuclease family protein, coding for MYSVYVLKSLRHGKRYVGYTSKAPSERLAEHNSGTNQYTRQNGPFELVYFEEFGDKKEALVRERFLKSGQGRKYLDSIIPG